A single region of the Carassius gibelio isolate Cgi1373 ecotype wild population from Czech Republic chromosome A14, carGib1.2-hapl.c, whole genome shotgun sequence genome encodes:
- the LOC128027294 gene encoding uncharacterized protein LOC128027294 — protein MEIPKRIRNPIKKRKVSEPVTALQNEEQEGLYVFLTFEDGYTARICKTCDILTEKESPITSFEGLIPGARVLARWSDNKFYNATVDHIGFCDQKQDPRKGAKKDIKRNYASAESFYNQNRVASAPVEHGPSSALTQPPSPGLPPTQHQSVQLPCSVKPFNPQPMTPSEYCNQDQPGFLDLDEHQRQTITHNSTPKETFLGLLYNPSIPHPSAEVTIQDDQLGLEPEEYEDPTVRSQNSSYENEQWEPCETCKLEVQALLKENKMMKDVLSSMNLEHLQVLREFIDKMEDYISRESGVLMPQTRPGQQELYPDSGLLLSSTKLAAIHQESKKDCLRLFHLLFDQFFTHEECSNSVAFGKHGKVPEGKTILDKSKVNGILTYVMSCGKCHGWKPVEKSKLKKALINKCRMRST, from the exons GACTTTATGTTTTTCTAACATTTGAAGATGGATATACTGCAAGAATTTGTAAGACCTGCGACATACTTACAGAAAAGGAGTCGCCAATTACTAGCTTTGAGGGACTCATTCCAGGAGCTCGAGTTCTTGCAAGATGGTCAGACAACaaattttataatgccactgtagATCACATTGGGTTCTGTGACCAAAAGCAGGACCCGAGAAAGGGTGCAAAGAAGGACATAAAAAGAAATTATGCATCTGCTGAATCATTTTATAACCAGAATCGGGTCGCTTCTGCACCAGTTGAACATGGTCCTTCCTCTGCACTAACCCAGCCTCCGTCTCCAGGATTGCCACCAACCCAACATCAATCTGTGCAATTACCATGCTCTGTTAAGCCTTTTAATCCACAGCCCATGACACCATCTGAGTATTGTAATCAAGACCAGCCAGGTTTCTTAGATTTAGATGAACATCAAAGACAAACCATTACACATAATTCAACCCCAAAAGAAACATTTTTGGGGCTTCTGTATAACCCGTCTATACCTCACCCCTCAGCTGAAGTCACAATTCAGGATGACCAGCTTGGGTTAGAGCCTGAGGAGTATGAAGATCCCACAGTCAGATCACAGAATTCTTCCTATGAAAATGAACAATGGGAGCCATGTGAAACATGCAAGCTGGAGGTACAGGCATTACTTAAAGAGAATAAGATGATGAAAGATGTGCTTTCCAGCATGA atcTTGAACACCTACAGGTACTCAGAGAATTTATAGATAAGATGGAAGACTACATATCACGTGAAAGTGGGGTGCTGATGCCTCAAACCAGACCTGGCCAacaagaactttacccagacagTGGGCTGCTCTTGTCCTCTACCAAACTAGCAGCTATTCACCAAGAGTCAAAGAAGGACTGTCTTCGTCTTTTCCATCTACTGTTTGATCAGTTCTTCACTCATGAAGAATGTTCAAACTCTGTAGCATTTGGAAAGCATGGCAAAGTCCCAGAGGGCAAGACAATTTTGgataaaagtaaagtaaatggAATACTAA CTTATGTCATGAGCTGCGGCAAATGTCATGGATGGAAACCAGTTGAAAAGTCAAAGCTGAAGAAAGCCCTTATAAACAAGTGTCGCATGAGATCAACTTAA